One stretch of Plodia interpunctella isolate USDA-ARS_2022_Savannah chromosome 10, ilPloInte3.2, whole genome shotgun sequence DNA includes these proteins:
- the LOC135309805 gene encoding uncharacterized protein LOC135309805 encodes MGYREACRFYGVPFATVHDRLSGKVAIDKKPKVGPNPVLGVEGEAKLTKWILDMAKCGFPISKQGLLESVSKIIAKTGIKTPFKYGMPGDTWYQKFLKRHPEISIREPEGINNARAAITENRIRHWFKDLRNYIMSIDAMDIFEDPDRIFNGDETGFSLCPKSGKVLGPKGYKNLFIIKKNNEKENITVLLVFSASGKLCPPLVIFPYVRPPKALVNNMPESWVLGRSESGWMKSDVFFEYVTNDYNDWLIKNNVKKPILLFIDGHKSHMTYALSEFCEANDIILYALPPNSTHMLQPADVSVFRPLKQNWKNIVKKSDQAVTKFNFCSILNNTLSQTELKDAIRNGFRKCGLYPVNEDNVDYTKCVKDTQLRVEKERREKNSRSNKKTTATAKEFDAAMKVISIIKNELSERNIDSEVVLKEIEISKATYLQNRRSKSKTPRNSAASDLSTSILPIEMLAMFDEPETNMVKDDEDPQAAAPNQLTTNMTTDITPENLSFEETETKEEQGVSQLFKSTDLDHSNLLASNENITLPDPGSYISLNNISVIPLDEIEISHQAQSTQLLITENENQCYTLNVTADIHNDNNENSNETPMPIIDKLLSFDEVFEHHLHFPEPKASPKTVIRQVKLPSAISSQAWRNYYKKKDEEKENIQLEKKLKQQLKEEEKKKKADEKEKKKKKKVLSKKNINKKDTLLCSECAEELISDVEDDLEKNIGCDVCIRWFHLKCTEMREKSYFEAALTTYKCSFCQN; translated from the coding sequence atggGTTATAGAGAAGCCTGTCGATTTTATGGCGTGCCATTTGCCACAGTGCATGATCGTCTTAGCGGTAAAGTAGCAATCGACAAAAAACCAAAAGTTGGTCCAAATCCTGTCTTAGGAGTGGAAGGAGAGGCAAAACTCACTAAATGGATTCTGGATATGGCAAAATGTGGGTTTCCTATAAGTAAACAAGGGCTGCTAGAGAGTGTATCGAAAATTATAGCAAAAACTGGTATCAAGACTCCATTTAAATATGGAATGCCAGGAGATACTTGGTATCAAAAATTTCTTAAGCGGCATCCAGAAATAAGCATTCGTGAACCCGAAGGTATTAATAATGCAAGAGCTGCCATAACTGAGAACCGCATCAGACATTGGTTCAAAGATCTGCGAAATTACATTATGTCTATTGATGCGATGGATATATTTGAAGATCCAGATAGAATCTTCAATGGTGATGAAACAGGATTTTCCTTATGCCCAAAAAGTGGCAAAGTTTTAGGACCAAAAGGTTACAAAAacttattcataattaaaaaaaataatgaaaaagaaaatataacggTCTTATTGGTATTTTCAGCAAGTGGAAAATTGTGCCCACCGTTAGTAATTTTTCCATATGTAAGACCCCCAAAAGCATTGGTCAACAATATGCCCGAGTCATGGGTTCTTGGTCGTTCTGAGAGTGGCTGGATGAAAAGTGATGTATTCTTTGAATACGTCACCAATGATTATAATGATTggctgataaaaaataacgttaaGAAGCCCATTCTCTTATTTATTGATGGACATAAATCGCACATGACTTATGCTTTGAGTGAATTTTGTGAAGCAAATGATATAATTCTATACGCATTGCCACCAAATAGTACTCATATGCTCCAACCGGCTGATGTTAGTGTATTCAGACCACTAAAACagaattggaaaaatatagttaaaaaatcagaccaagctgtaacaaaattcaatttttgctccattttaaataataccctGTCACAAACTGAGCTAAAAGACGCTATCAGAAATGGGTTCAGAAAGTGTGGCCTATACCCGGTAAATGAAGATAATGTTGATTACACAAAATGTGTAAAGGATACACAACTAAGAGTAGAGAAAGAGAGAAGAGAGAAAAATTCAAGATCGAATAAGAAAACTACAGCGACTGCAAAAGAGTTTGATGCAGCAATGAAagtaatatcaataattaaaaatgaactgTCGGAACGTAATATAGATTCAGAAGTCGTTTTAAAAGAGATAGAAATTTCTAAAGCAACATATCTCCAAAATAGGCGTTCTAAATCAAAGACGCCTCGAAATTCTGCGGCCTCAGATCTTAGTACATCCATTCTGCCTATTGAGATGTTAGCAATGTTTGACGAACCTGAAACAAATATGGTAAAAGATGATGAAGATCCTCAAGCTGCAGCACCAAATCAACTTACAACTAATATGACAACAGACATCACTCCAGAAAACTTAAGCTTTGAAGAAACTGAAACCAAAGAAGAGCAAGGTGTTTCACAACTTTTCAAAAGTACTGATCTCGACCATTCGAATTTGCTTGcttctaatgaaaatataactttaccTGATCCAGGttcatatatttcattaaataacatATCAGTAATCCCTCTTGATGAGATAGAGATATCTCATCAAGCGCAATCCACACAATTATTGATAACTGAAAATGAAAACCAATGCTATACATTGAACGTAACAGCAGATATTCATAAtgataacaatgaaaatagCAATGAGACACCAATGCCGATAATTGATAAACTGTTATCCTTCGATGAAGTCTTTGAGCACCACCTACATTTCCCAGAGCCAAAGGCATCCCCAAAAACAGTAATCCGTCAAGTTAAGTTGCCAAGCGCAATTTCATCACAAGCCTGGCGAAactactacaaaaaaaaagatgaagaaaaagaaaatattcaattagaGAAAAAGCTTAAACAACAATTGAAGgaggaagaaaagaaaaagaaagcaGATGAAaaggagaagaagaagaaaaagaaggttttatcaaaaaagaatattaataaaaaagatacttTGTTATGCAGTGAATGTGCTGAAGAATTAATTAGTGACGTTGAAGAtgatttggaaaaaaatataggctGCGATGTATGCATTCGCTGGTTCCACTTAAAATGCACAGAAATGCGcgaaaaatcttattttgaaGCAGCTCTAACGACTTATAAATGttcattttgtcaaaattaa